The following proteins are co-located in the Mus caroli chromosome 7, CAROLI_EIJ_v1.1, whole genome shotgun sequence genome:
- the LOC110299220 gene encoding 60S ribosomal protein L13-like isoform X1, with translation MEPSPNGMILKPPLPQGWQQRVDTGFQKIRKYKAQQMKERCIAPRPAPGSIRPIVRYPTVRYHTRVRAGRDFSLEELRVAGIHKKMARTIGISVDPRRRNKPTESLQANVQCLKEYRSKLILFLRKPSAPKKGYSSAEELKLATQLTGPVIPIQNIFRKPVLAFSLGSAPTGSEKNFKAFASLRMAQGQCLVLWHLSKKGEGS, from the exons ATGGAGCCCAGCCCGAATGGCATGATCCTGAAGCCCCCACTTCCACAAGGTTGGCAGCAGCGAGTGGACACTGGATTCCAAAAGATCCGCAAATACAAGGCCCAACAGATGAAAGAGCGCTGCATTGCTCCTCGTCCTGCGCCCGGTTCCATCAGGCCCATAGTGAGGTACCCTACAGTTAGATACCACACCAGGGTCAGGGCTGGTAGGGACTTCAGCCTGGAAGAACTCAGAGTGGCTGGTATCCACAAGAAAATGGCTCGCACCATCGGCATCTCTGTGGATCCAAGGAGGCGAAACAAACCCACTGAATCACTACAGGCCAACGTGCAGTGCCTGAAGGAGTACCGCTCCAAGCTCATACTTTTCCTCAGGAAGCCTTCTGCTCCAAAGAAGGGATATAGTTCTGCTGAAGAACTTAAATTGGCCACTCAGCTAACAGGGCCTGTCATACCCATCCAGAATATATTCAGAAAGCCAGTGTtagcatttagtctaggctccgcccccaca GGTTCAGAAAAGAACTTCAAGGCTTTTGCCAGTCTTCGAATGGCCCAGGGCCAATGCCTGGTTCTTTGGCATCTGAgcaaaaagggagaaggaagctga
- the LOC110299220 gene encoding 60S ribosomal protein L13-like isoform X2, translating to MEPSPNGMILKPPLPQGWQQRVDTGFQKIRKYKAQQMKERCIAPRPAPGSIRPIVRYPTVRYHTRVRAGRDFSLEELRVAGIHKKMGYSSAEELKLATQLTGPVIPIQNIFRKPVLAFSLGSAPTGSEKNFKAFASLRMAQGQCLVLWHLSKKGEGS from the exons ATGGAGCCCAGCCCGAATGGCATGATCCTGAAGCCCCCACTTCCACAAGGTTGGCAGCAGCGAGTGGACACTGGATTCCAAAAGATCCGCAAATACAAGGCCCAACAGATGAAAGAGCGCTGCATTGCTCCTCGTCCTGCGCCCGGTTCCATCAGGCCCATAGTGAGGTACCCTACAGTTAGATACCACACCAGGGTCAGGGCTGGTAGGGACTTCAGCCTGGAAGAACTCAGAGTGGCTGGTATCCACAAGAAAATG GGATATAGTTCTGCTGAAGAACTTAAATTGGCCACTCAGCTAACAGGGCCTGTCATACCCATCCAGAATATATTCAGAAAGCCAGTGTtagcatttagtctaggctccgcccccaca GGTTCAGAAAAGAACTTCAAGGCTTTTGCCAGTCTTCGAATGGCCCAGGGCCAATGCCTGGTTCTTTGGCATCTGAgcaaaaagggagaaggaagctga